A part of Paenibacillus sp. IHBB 10380 genomic DNA contains:
- a CDS encoding AAA family ATPase: MSIPSMNNQEIHAELLDRMTSRVGKVMVGKETEIRLVLMSMLCGGHVLLEDVPGVGKTMLVRVIAACMGGSFGRVQFTYDLMPADITGTTVYHPHNGHFEFRQGPILSNVVLADEINRAAPRTQSALLEAMEEKKVTVDGTTYPLPRPFLLLATQNPLQFEGTYRLPEAQLDRFLMRISLGYPSPQEELELLTRMQWSHPLEQIKPVVMVEEIEAMQREVRHVFVDESIKQVLVEVANSSRNHPRLQLGISPRGTLAWMLASQAAAYMNGRMYVTPDDIKETAVPVLSHRIVLHSHSMLEGITGEEIVTQLLSQVNLSMYRSRKGSRS; the protein is encoded by the coding sequence ATGTCTATTCCATCTATGAATAACCAAGAGATACATGCTGAACTACTTGATAGAATGACATCCCGAGTAGGAAAGGTCATGGTCGGCAAAGAAACCGAGATACGACTTGTACTCATGTCTATGTTGTGTGGCGGACATGTGCTTTTAGAGGATGTACCTGGTGTGGGTAAAACGATGCTTGTTCGAGTCATTGCAGCCTGTATGGGAGGTTCCTTTGGTAGAGTGCAATTTACTTATGATCTAATGCCAGCAGATATTACGGGCACGACCGTGTATCACCCTCATAATGGACATTTTGAATTTCGTCAGGGTCCTATTCTTTCGAACGTAGTACTAGCAGATGAAATTAACCGTGCTGCACCACGTACTCAATCGGCATTACTAGAAGCTATGGAGGAGAAGAAGGTGACTGTTGACGGTACAACATATCCGTTACCAAGACCATTTCTTCTACTTGCTACACAAAATCCACTACAGTTCGAAGGGACTTATCGTTTGCCAGAGGCGCAACTCGATCGATTCCTCATGCGAATCAGTCTAGGTTATCCAAGCCCGCAGGAGGAGCTAGAATTGTTAACACGAATGCAGTGGAGCCATCCGCTGGAACAGATCAAACCGGTCGTTATGGTGGAAGAGATTGAAGCGATGCAACGTGAGGTTAGGCATGTGTTTGTGGACGAGTCTATTAAGCAGGTTCTTGTAGAGGTTGCCAATAGTTCTCGTAATCATCCTAGACTTCAACTTGGAATAAGTCCCCGTGGTACTTTAGCTTGGATGCTGGCCTCTCAAGCAGCTGCCTATATGAATGGAAGGATGTATGTCACGCCTGATGATATCAAAGAAACGGCGGTGCCCGTTCTCTCACATCGTATTGTACTTCATTCACATTCCATGCTTGAGGGCATAACAGGAGAAGAGATTGTCACGCAATTGTTATCACAAGTGAACCTGTCTATGTATCGAAGCCGCAAGGGGAGTAGATCATGA